DNA sequence from the Acetoanaerobium noterae genome:
TGCCGGATTTTGAATCTGCTATTATGCCTTGGGCTTTTATTACACTTTCCTTAAGAAGGGGATAAAGAGCCAGCAGAATGCTTGTAGGATAGCACCCAGGGTTTGCAACTAGATTTGCAGCTTTAATTTTTTCTCTATTTATCTCACATAGACCGTACACAGCAAGCTTTACTTCTTCTTTTGCCAAATGCTCAACCTGATACCAATGTTCATATGAAGCTATATCAGATATTCGAAAGTCAGCGGATAAATCAATCACTTTAACTTTATTTTTTAGTCCCTGCTTTACTGCTATTTGGGACAGCCCATGAGGCAGAGCGCAAAATAAAAGATCTAGGTTTTTGAAATGAGAATCATCCATAAGGTCTATAGATGAGCAGTTTTTATCTAGCTTTGACTCAAGATGTGGATAGATGTCTGTGTAGGATTTATTTTCATAGCTTCTAGAATCCAGAAATACAATTTCTGCATAAGGGTGAGAGCTAAGTAGCCTTACGAGTTCACTTCCTGCATATCCAGTTGAGCCTAATATTCCGATTTTTATCATAAGTTCACACCTTTCTTCCGGATTTTGGGTAAAAAAAATCAAGGAGCAATAGTATCACCTACCATTCCAAGATTTTATGAAGTCCTATATGATGTTTTGAAATTGTAATTAAAGCATATCTGGTTTAGTGCCTTGCTTTAGTATAGAAGAAGGCTCTATATAGCTGTACACATCTTCCTTTATATGAGGGCTAAAAGCTTTTAATTCTTCAAGTGAAAGCTGGTCTATTTCCATAGCTTTTGCTTCGCAGTGCTTTACTACCTGCCCCACTATGCTATGAGCATCTCTAAATGCTATTCCTTGCTTTACTAAGTAGTCTGCAAGCTCTGTAGCATTTAAAAAACCTCCCTTTGTAGATTTTTCCATATTTTCAGATTTTACTGTTAGAGTACTTACTACTCCTTCTATGATGGTTATGCAGTCTATAACTGTGTCTAGGCTTTCAAAGTAATACTGCTTATCCTCTTGCATGTCCTTGTTGTAGGTTAGAGGAAGAGCTTTCATAGTAGTTAGGATTCCCATGAGATTGCCATAAAGTCTGCCGGTTTTGCCTCTTACTAGCTCTAGCGAATCTGGGTTTTTCTTTTGAGGCATTATACTACTTCCAGTACTGTAGGCATCAGATAAAGCTATAAAGTCAAACTCTTTGGTTGAAAAAATTATAAATTCCTCTGATAGTCTGCTAAGATGCATCATGATGATGCTAAATGCAGAAATCATCTCTATTATATAATCTCTGTCGCTTACTGAGTCCATAGTGTTTTTTTGTACAGCTTCAAATTCGAGCATAGCTGCTGTGAACTCTCTGTCTATAGGGTAGGTAGTTCCTGCTAGGGCGCAGCTTCCAAGAGGACAAGTATCCATTATGGATAGGGCGTTTTCTATACGCTTCATATCTCTAGTTAGCATTTCGTAATAAGCCATAAGATGATA
Encoded proteins:
- the argC gene encoding N-acetyl-gamma-glutamyl-phosphate reductase, whose amino-acid sequence is MIKIGILGSTGYAGSELVRLLSSHPYAEIVFLDSRSYENKSYTDIYPHLESKLDKNCSSIDLMDDSHFKNLDLLFCALPHGLSQIAVKQGLKNKVKVIDLSADFRISDIASYEHWYQVEHLAKEEVKLAVYGLCEINREKIKAANLVANPGCYPTSILLALYPLLKESVIKAQGIIADSKSGISGAGRNLSDANLFSQCNENIRAYSLCKHRHIPEIEEQLSLYADTSLALQFTPHLIPMNRGILSTIYADMNKNLSCSEVYDLYSTYYSDEYFVRLLSGGKLPQTKAVSGSNYCDIGFDIDKRTGKIIIVSAIDNLIKGASGQAVQNMNLMFGLGEHTGINQLPMWP
- the argH gene encoding argininosuccinate lyase, with protein sequence MKLWGGRFKTEEDSFMDKFNSSFNIDQRLWEQDIKGSIAHVSMLSKCHILSSDEAEKIIKALEQIHSEILDGSLLLEGEFEDIHSFLEYQVTQKAGAVGKKMHTARSRNDQVALDMKLYVKLSGQEVIKSLKKLISSIEKKSNESSFPMPGYTHLQRAQIVTFKYHLMAYYEMLTRDMKRIENALSIMDTCPLGSCALAGTTYPIDREFTAAMLEFEAVQKNTMDSVSDRDYIIEMISAFSIIMMHLSRLSEEFIIFSTKEFDFIALSDAYSTGSSIMPQKKNPDSLELVRGKTGRLYGNLMGILTTMKALPLTYNKDMQEDKQYYFESLDTVIDCITIIEGVVSTLTVKSENMEKSTKGGFLNATELADYLVKQGIAFRDAHSIVGQVVKHCEAKAMEIDQLSLEELKAFSPHIKEDVYSYIEPSSILKQGTKPDML